The window AATCTTCTACACAGTAGCACAcacagtttttttccttttttaaaaaactatcttaTTTTCAATATTGTAGGAGTGGCgattatttaaagaaaacctGCTAACTGTAAGCTCATTTGTTGCTTCAGTTCTTCCTAACCCATGGTGACACTAGAACATTACAGGCTGACTAAGGATTTTAGTTGCTCACACCAGTTATCTTAGAGCATTTCTACACTGTTCAGGGGTGCTTTCACAAATAAAGATCACTTGAGTTGATGTTTCCAGAGCCACAGGGCAGAGTCTGACAGCCCTGAGTAGGATGGAGCATTTCTACATGCGTATGTGCACTAGATACATACGTGACCTGTTAAAAACACCAAAGTAAATCATATAAAATTGTAAGCAGAAACAGAATATTGGAGAGGGAATAGAGTTTTAAAGTAAATCATCTACAGAACCAAAAACTCGACAAATGATTGCTATTTCTGACATTCCTTCAACAGGGATGTTACTCATCTTTAAACGTTAAAATACTTGAGATGGTTATCCATGACTATGGTTCTTAAAGTCCTTtgtagtgattaaaaaaatatcttgagtaACATTTTATTGATGAATCAAATCACATCATATGTCTTGTGAACTCTATAGTCTCTTTACAGTTTCCTTAGAGTCTCTCCAGGGAAATGCAGAGACATGGCTCAAGAGGAATCTTGGGTGATAATCTGAAGTCCAGATGAATTTTAATATGCATTCTACTACATAATGAAGCATCTCATTCTTTTCAGCAAAAAGATAAGGGGTAGGAGACAGGATTAGCATTACATCTGTGATCATCTCAAGGAGGGACAAGATTCAAGGGTTGTCTTGAGTGAGATGATTACAGTTTAAATGGATTCTAAGGTGGACTGTatggtatttaaatatttaattttaaaatccaaaatatttagtGGAAGATGTGCTCTGATCACTTCCCAGGAGAATTGAAGTACTCATAAAATTGTATCTGCAGACATAAATAGTCCGGTAAAGATTAAACTCATATATGTGCTTTATTTCTGTCTTTGCCACCAAGTAGTTCCATGATCTTGAGATTACCCTGACTTTTCCATCATGTCTTCTCACATCTGTTATTTTTCTTGAGGTGGTCCCAGATGAAGAGGGGATTTGGCAATTATTTGGTGAGTTATATTGACAACAGAGAAAGAGGTTTCCTAGTCTCTTCTGTTCAATTATACTAGAAATGCTGTCCATATGGGTTAAGTTAGCTAGCTGCTCTCcgaagagggttttttttttttttctaacttttaattttttgctccATAGAGATACAGCATGTGATGACAGAGGCTACTTTTTACCTGAGGTAGAGGAGTATTTTAAGGAAAGATGAAACAACTTAGTTCAGAGGATCATACTTACTttggaggacacagagagaacacaattaggaaaatatataaagaactttgagGTAATTTCTCAATGCCAGTAAAATCCAGGTACAGACCTTTATAAAAACgcttttaagaaggaaaagaagttgCTCTATTAACATAATGTCTTATTAAGGGTAGAAAACAATCTTCTATGAAACGGGTTCTTCCCCTTTCCTCTACTTAAATAAAAGGACAGAAACTCATGGCTGCCCCCATGGCTTGTGTGAGTTCACTAGCTGTGAACTTACTGTGCTGTGTAGCTAAGGTAAAAACAAGGGACTTTGAGCCAGGCGGGGAGGCTCCGTGCACTCACATGTGCTCATGACTACTTTTGATATACCAGGCCCTGTGTACTGGAAGCACAGCATTACCAAGGTAGAACTAGCTGAACACCTAGTGTGATGAGTATTGTGGAATGGGACCAGTAGAATGACTTGGAAATGTAATTTCGGAGGCTAACCCAGCCAGTGGGAAGCTGTGAGGGGAAAGCCACGATGAGGGAGTGGTATTTAAGCCGTGCTATGAAAGCTGAGTTGGAGTAAGCCAGGTAAAAGGGAAGCACCTTAAGGATGAAGAAACAGCATATACAAAATGCCGGAGAGAAGTGAGAACCCTCCTCATtcaaggaacaacaacaacaacaaagcatgACTGGACCTTGAGGTATATTTGATAAATACAATCatgagatatttaaagtgtacctGTGACAATTTGATATACATTGCTAAGGGATTCCTATAACTAAGTTCACTATTAGCATAAGGCTATCTGCTTCTTAAGTCTAAGGGCTAACAAATTGTTAACTCCAAGTTTGGTCATAGCTGTTAAGTTGGTACTGGGAACCTGAAGAGGCAGTGGCCAGTGAGATTTGTTGGGCTACTTTGTGTAGCCCTCCAGCCTTGCAAAATGTCTGCCATTGCAGGACTCAACACAGCACTACATGGcagccctgccctggctctgAAGATGGCAACTCCTCTTTTTAATTGGTTCCCAGTGGTGCTCTCTTCctctcaggccctggcctgaCCCTATAGGAAACAAGGGAAGTGGTGTATATCCCTCTTCAATAAGATTCCTTCTCTGAGGGATTCCCTCTTTCCTTTGGACGAACGTCTTCTGCTAGGTtggtcattttttctttctttaatttggcTCCCTTGGCTACCTGGATTTGTCCACATTGACCTTCTCATCGTCCCTTCCCTCCAAGAATAACAACCCCATTGAACAATGACAGCAAAAAGCATTGgttaaaaaaagggggtggggtgggggcaggcctTGAGTGAAGCATCAGAGACAATATAATCCTTTGGGTGAATTTATACTACAGTGTAATAGACTGAAACAGGCATACTTTCTCCAGTTTCCTTTGTGAAAAGAGCCttctgttttgtgtattttttagtttaaagaaACTTACATATTAGCCTGAACTTTTAATTAGCCACTGGATCAAAACGAAGGCTTCCTCACTCCATAAAGGGAATGTCTGACCCTCCACAGGGGCATTTTTCTGAAATCTTTGGCACCATACTGGCAGCCATACCCAGTAGAGGAATGAGACTCTGGTCTGAATTTCATGGGTTAGTTTTTCCCTCTTCAAAATCTATCAACTGTGCAGACACAAACAGAAACACGCTGGGGAGGAGAGTCCCAGAAGGCAGAAGTTCCTGTAGTCCTTATCCCGCACGCCTCAGCCCAGGCCACACACAccctcctccatctctcttcCTGCCAGGGTCCTTCCTGCCCCAAGGCGCAGAGCATCCCGGCGGGTCTCAGTGTTGGAAAGGCACTGACCAAGTTCTGCTGAAAGTGCCGTCCCACTCCCAATCCCAAACCCTCTCACCCCAGGGGACGCCCAGCTACTGCCCCGCGGCGAGTGGCACTGGCTGGGGAGGGGCGGCCCCATCACCCGCCCGGCCCCACGGGAGCTGCGACCCTCCCCCACCCGCAGCTCCCCAGCTCTCCGGCCCCCCGGTTTGGGGCTCTTTGTTCGCTGCCCCTCCTCGCTGCAGTTCTCAAACCCGGCTCCCAGCAGCCCCCGCCAGCGCACCCGACCTACAGGAAAGTTGCTCCGAGCTGTGGAGGGGCGTCATCGCCTCCTAGCAACGCTCCTAGCAACCGGGTAACATCTGCTCCCTCTGGTCCAATGCGAGCGGAGAACAGCTGCGCGCCCGCCTCGCGTTCCGAACCCGGAGCGAGAGGCGCTTCAGAGCCTGGAGGGACGGACCTGCAGGAGCCAGGGCTGCCCGCCGAGCTGCagttgccgccgccgccgccgccgctgtcAGCGCCCCTCCGAAGAGTGACAGCTCCGCACACGCGGGAgggagccccgagccccgcgccTCTACGAAGCAGGTGCATGCGCCCATCTCCTGGTCAGCGGACCCAGCTCGCAAGGTATGTCTGGACTTACGCACAATAAGGCTCAGAAAGGACCCATTTCATTGAGGGTGAGGGCAAGGGACTGTTCTGGGATCCTACTCTGCCCTCGGTCATTGAACAGCGGCCAGGTGGTGGTCCCGCATaacctggtttctttctttctttctttttttttttttttttaaatcgtgaAATTGGTTCCGGAGGATTCCCCATGCCCGTCGTTTCTAGGTTTGTGCTCGGAAGTTTTCAGCCctccttgtttttcctttgacTTCGCTGCCCATGTGTGGCTAGGAGAGCTGGGAGCAGTAGGCACCCATGCAAAGCCTGTGGTTAGGGCTAAAATGACATCGTGTAGTCTGGACTAATGGAATCAACACGTATGGAGAGCAACAATCTTTTTGGGTCCTGCTCTGGAAAGGGTCCATTTGGCCGGGAGCAGCCCTTCACTGTTACTCAATCTCCTGAAAAGTAACCATAGTAACTCACCTCTCTTTTGATGGGATCCTCCTCATTGGCTGCCTATCTTCCTTTGGAAAGCTCATCTCTCTAAATATAGAAGATGATGAGATCTGTA of the Canis lupus baileyi chromosome 9, mCanLup2.hap1, whole genome shotgun sequence genome contains:
- the LOC140639488 gene encoding uncharacterized protein codes for the protein MSAIAGLNTALHGSPALALKMCRPTPNPKPSHPRGRPATAPRRVALAGEGRPHHPPGPTGAATLPHPQLPSSPAPRFGALCSLPLLAAVLKPGSQQPPPAHPTYRKVAPSCGGASSPPSNAPSNRVTSAPSGPMRAENSCAPASRSEPGARGASEPGGTDLQEPGLPAELQLPPPPPPLSAPLRRVTAPHTREGAPSPAPLRSRCMRPSPGQRTQLASLSNKSINIYINNVESSLL